A window of the Capra hircus breed San Clemente unplaced genomic scaffold, ASM170441v1, whole genome shotgun sequence genome harbors these coding sequences:
- the LOC102186296 gene encoding NKG2D ligand 3-like, which produces MTLCQTLYRDIYPFEMGRGGGLWAFFCQPCPHLPFAFTDAHSLCYNFTIDSQPTPGQPWCVVQSQVDRSVFLSCDCGHAKIQFTSPLGEEVKTTKAWETQTETLRDVGDLLREQLPDVTSENHRVTDPLTLQGRMTCRCEEDGHISGSWQFGFSGQMCLLFDLENGHWTVVHSGGRRMREKWEKDRAVSNFFKKVSMGDCRACLWDFLVHWEEMSTTTASLTEAPLTVNSTATAVKHITWILPVFLTSFIITVFLG; this is translated from the exons ATGACTTTGTGCCAAACGCTCTACAGGGACATCTACCCGTTTGAGATGGGCAG GGGAGGAGGCCTATGGGCCTTTTTCTGCCAACCCTGCCCTCACCTGCCTTTTGCCTTCACAGATGCTCACTCTCTTTGCTATAACTTTACCATCGATTCTCAGCCCACACCTGGACAACCATGGTGTGTGGTTCAAAGCCAGGTGGACAGAAGTGTTTTTCTCTCCTGTGACTGTGGTCATGCTAAGATCCAGTTCACAAGCCCATTGGGGGAGGAGGTGAAAACAACAAAGGCCTGGGAAACACAGACTGAAACACTCAGAGACGTCGGGGACTTGCTCAGGGAGCAGCTGCCTGATGTTACGTCAGAGAACCACAGGGTCACAG ACCCTCTCACCTTGCAGGGCAGGATGACATGTCGATGTGAAGAGGATGGACACATCAGTGGATCCTGGCAGTTCGGCTTCAGTGGACAAATGTGCCTCCTCTTTGATTTGGAGAATGGACACTGGACAGTGGTTCATTCTGGAGGGAGACGGATGAGAGAGAAGTGGGAGAAGGACAGAGCTGTGAGCAACTTCTTCAAGAAGGTCTCCATGGGAGACTGTCgggcctgtctttgggatttcttGGTGCACTGGGAGGAAATGTCGACAACCACAG CATCACTAACTGAAGCTCCCCTCACAGTCAACTCCACGGCCACAGCCGTCAAGCATATCACCTGGATCCTCCCTGTGTTCCTCACCAGTTTCATCATAACTGTCTTCCTGGGCTGA